The DNA segment ATTATGGAAAAGGACGCTCACATTTGCGTCCTTTTTATTTGTTAAGAGAATATCAATCTTGAACTTTTATGACAGTGAGGCAATAAAAACCTGCAAAATATAGCTATTTGCCTTCGTAAGGAAGGAACCAATCATGGAGGCAAACACTTATGTGTGACGTCGTGTGTATTGGCGTATAGAAAGCCGTGCCGCTCGTAGCCGGGCGAATGCTCTTATCAGGGCATTTCCATATTTATCAAGTATAGATTCCGCCGTCGATCATCTCCGTTAAATACTGAGCAAGTTCCTCAGGTTCATCTGGAAAGCCTTCCTCAATCCACCATTTTATTGTGCCGATGATGCTCATAGATATAAACGTACGAGTGATTTGTTCAGAACATTTAATTTTATGATTGTAATTCAGTGCGATATTAAGGATAGCGTTAGAAGAATCCTTGATGAATGTTTCAAGTTTCTGCTGAAAATGAATGTTGTTCTGTTTCGTTAACATCACTGAAAAAAATAGAGCATGTTGTTTAATGGAAGTGAGCAGCTGGACAAACCTTGGGTGTGGCTGTTTAGATGATACAAAGTCAATCTCAGTATCACACGATTGAATTTCAAGCATCAATTGCACAAACAACTCATCCACCATTTCACGTAGCAAATGATGTTTATCATGAAAATGTTTATAAAACGTAGCACGGTTAATGTCAGCTTCAGCAGTAATCTCCTTAACCAATAGTTCCTCATGAGGGACTTCTTCAAGTAATCGTAAATAGGCTTCCTTAATCCATTTTTGAGTACGTAAAATACGGGCATCTTTTCTCCTCGCCAAAACCTACTCATCCTTTCTTTTGGTAAAGTTAAGCAACATCGTGAAAGAATTTGTTTATTATATCTGAATTCTATTGAAGTTATTTTTCTCCTTGATACAATAAGTATGATCTCACTAAATGATAATGATTTTCAATTTCATTATAACAAGAAAAATGTAAGTGGGACAGAGTTAAGGGGAATATAGGTATGAAAA comes from the Halobacillus shinanisalinarum genome and includes:
- a CDS encoding TetR/AcrR family transcriptional regulator, whose translation is MARRKDARILRTQKWIKEAYLRLLEEVPHEELLVKEITAEADINRATFYKHFHDKHHLLREMVDELFVQLMLEIQSCDTEIDFVSSKQPHPRFVQLLTSIKQHALFFSVMLTKQNNIHFQQKLETFIKDSSNAILNIALNYNHKIKCSEQITRTFISMSIIGTIKWWIEEGFPDEPEELAQYLTEMIDGGIYT